The following proteins are encoded in a genomic region of Thermovenabulum gondwanense:
- a CDS encoding 4Fe-4S binding protein, whose amino-acid sequence MIKIFFEKEKCLGCKTCELACAAAHSKTKNIAGAIREKRFSRIRIKVKNGKIKVEQCMLCSDPKCIKACPVGALERRENGTIKVNEITCTGCGLCQDTCPFNAIKLYNLPTVCDRCMESDEPYCAKACPTKALKVKAV is encoded by the coding sequence TTGATAAAAATTTTTTTTGAGAAGGAAAAATGCTTGGGGTGTAAAACCTGTGAACTTGCATGTGCGGCTGCCCATTCCAAAACTAAAAATATTGCAGGTGCAATCAGGGAAAAAAGGTTTTCTCGTATCAGAATCAAAGTTAAGAACGGAAAAATCAAAGTAGAGCAGTGCATGCTTTGCAGCGATCCTAAATGCATAAAAGCGTGTCCTGTCGGTGCACTTGAAAGAAGGGAAAACGGCACGATAAAAGTGAATGAGATTACATGCACAGGGTGCGGGCTTTGTCAGGATACATGTCCGTTTAATGCGATAAAATTATACAATCTTCCCACGGTTTGCGACAGGTGTATGGAAAGCGATGAACCCTATTGTGCAAAGGCATGTCCTACAAAAGCTCTAAAAGTAAAAGCCGTATAA
- the cooS gene encoding anaerobic carbon-monoxide dehydrogenase catalytic subunit gives MKETNFCKSCDNATVKMYEYAKEMGLETIWDRAQAMQPQCGFGEMGLCCTNCSMGPCRIVKITEDGPKKGICGATEDTIVSRNFARAVAAGAAAHSDHGRDIAQALYHAALEEGDYEVRDKDKLLKIAKEWNVKVENRSLKEIAREVALMALEEFGKPFGKLRFLGRAPEKRRVIWDELGISPRAIDREVVQVMHSTHMGCDADYRNIINQAAKAALSDGWGGSMIGTELSDVIFGTPVPKKTQANLGVLKENYVNIIVHGHEPTLSEAIVIASKDPELIELAQKQGAEGINLAGMCCTGNEITMRHGVPMAGNFFQQELAIATGAVDAMVVDVQCIMPSLSEIVKCYHTKLITTSLKAKVPGAIHMEFDEEKAVEIAKKIVREAVLNYKNRKQKIYIPEEKAQGYVGYSYEAILKILDKVTNSFAHPAGTVKPLVDAMKSGVLRGAAAIVGCNNHKVPHDSGHVTLAKELIKRDILVVTTGCGAHACIKAGLMSMDAVNYCGKGLATCCELLEIPPVLHMGSCVDISRILTLLSDVAKYMGMDISDLPVAAAAPEWMSEKAQSIGLYAVSSGIYVVLGVAPAITGSETVVNYLTSDIEKILGGRFEVESDPVKAAEKIVYHIEMKRKMLGI, from the coding sequence TTGAAAGAAACCAATTTTTGTAAAAGCTGCGATAATGCTACGGTTAAAATGTACGAATATGCAAAGGAAATGGGCTTGGAAACCATCTGGGACAGAGCCCAGGCGATGCAGCCTCAGTGCGGATTTGGAGAAATGGGATTGTGCTGCACCAACTGTTCCATGGGGCCCTGCAGAATCGTCAAAATAACAGAGGATGGCCCCAAGAAAGGAATCTGCGGAGCCACGGAAGATACCATAGTATCCAGGAATTTTGCCAGAGCCGTAGCTGCCGGAGCAGCAGCCCATTCCGACCACGGGAGGGATATCGCACAGGCTCTCTACCATGCCGCCCTTGAGGAAGGAGATTATGAGGTCAGAGATAAAGATAAATTGCTTAAAATTGCTAAGGAATGGAATGTAAAAGTAGAGAACAGAAGTTTGAAGGAAATTGCCCGGGAAGTTGCATTAATGGCTCTTGAAGAATTTGGAAAACCCTTCGGGAAATTAAGATTCTTAGGAAGGGCTCCGGAAAAAAGACGTGTAATCTGGGATGAGCTGGGGATTTCTCCGAGGGCAATTGACCGGGAAGTGGTTCAAGTAATGCATTCGACCCATATGGGATGCGATGCGGATTATAGAAATATTATTAATCAAGCCGCAAAGGCAGCCCTATCCGACGGATGGGGAGGATCGATGATAGGCACGGAACTTTCGGATGTAATTTTTGGCACACCCGTGCCAAAGAAAACTCAGGCAAATCTCGGCGTGCTTAAAGAAAATTACGTAAATATAATCGTTCACGGACATGAGCCTACCCTGTCGGAAGCGATAGTGATAGCTTCTAAGGACCCGGAACTAATCGAGCTCGCCCAAAAACAGGGGGCGGAAGGAATCAACCTCGCAGGTATGTGCTGTACGGGTAATGAAATTACCATGAGGCATGGAGTGCCCATGGCCGGTAATTTCTTTCAGCAAGAACTGGCCATCGCAACGGGTGCGGTAGACGCTATGGTGGTAGATGTACAGTGTATTATGCCTTCTCTTTCCGAGATTGTAAAATGCTATCATACGAAATTGATAACCACTTCTTTGAAAGCCAAGGTGCCCGGTGCAATCCATATGGAATTTGATGAGGAAAAGGCCGTAGAAATTGCAAAAAAAATAGTAAGAGAAGCGGTCTTAAATTATAAAAATAGAAAACAAAAAATCTACATTCCCGAGGAAAAGGCACAAGGGTATGTGGGATACAGCTATGAAGCTATCTTAAAAATTCTAGACAAAGTTACAAATTCCTTTGCACATCCTGCGGGTACCGTAAAACCTCTTGTAGATGCAATGAAATCAGGGGTTTTAAGGGGTGCAGCGGCAATAGTGGGGTGCAACAACCATAAGGTCCCTCACGATTCCGGGCATGTTACACTGGCAAAGGAATTAATAAAGAGGGACATCCTGGTGGTAACAACAGGATGCGGCGCCCATGCCTGCATTAAGGCCGGGCTGATGTCCATGGATGCGGTTAATTACTGCGGAAAAGGCCTTGCTACCTGCTGCGAGCTTCTTGAAATACCACCGGTCCTCCATATGGGCTCCTGTGTGGATATAAGCAGGATTTTAACCTTGCTTTCCGATGTGGCAAAATATATGGGAATGGATATCAGCGATCTGCCGGTAGCTGCGGCTGCTCCTGAGTGGATGTCCGAAAAAGCGCAATCCATAGGACTTTACGCAGTATCTTCAGGTATATATGTTGTCCTCGGGGTAGCACCTGCTATAACGGGATCGGAAACGGTGGTAAATTACCTGACTTCCGATATTGAAAAAATACTGGGAGGAAGGTTTGAAGTAGAAAGCGATCCCGTGAAAGCAGCGGAAAAGATAGTCTATCACATCGAAATGAAGCGGAAAATGCTGGGCATTTAA